A genomic segment from Flavobacterium inviolabile encodes:
- the tpx gene encoding thiol peroxidase, with translation MAQITLKGNTIHTTGELPQVGTQAKDFQLVKNDLSLASLSDFKGSKVVLNIFPSVDTGTCAASVRKFNEKASNLENTKVLCISRDLPFAQARFCGAEGLSNVINLSDFKDGSFGKEYGLTIADGPLAGLLSRVVIVLDENGVVKYSEQVPDIVDEPNYENALAAL, from the coding sequence ATGGCACAAATCACATTAAAAGGAAATACAATTCACACTACCGGAGAATTACCGCAGGTTGGTACACAGGCAAAAGATTTTCAATTAGTTAAAAACGATCTTTCGTTAGCTTCCCTATCCGATTTTAAAGGAAGTAAAGTTGTTTTAAACATTTTCCCGAGTGTGGATACCGGTACGTGTGCGGCATCTGTTAGAAAATTCAACGAAAAAGCAAGCAATCTGGAAAACACAAAAGTATTGTGTATTTCACGTGACTTACCATTTGCACAGGCTCGTTTTTGCGGAGCGGAAGGATTATCGAACGTGATCAATCTTTCTGATTTTAAAGACGGTAGCTTCGGTAAAGAATACGGCCTGACAATTGCCGACGGACCTTTAGCTGGTTTGCTTTCCCGCGTTGTTATTGTTCTGGACGAAAACGGCGTGGTAAAATACAGTGAGCAGGTTCCGGATATTGTGGACGAACCTAATTACGAAAATGCTTTGGCAGCACTTTAA
- a CDS encoding DUF1493 family protein, translated as MSKTGIFENIKQFIIRERWEYDFPLTRDTSIQEDLLIYGDDAVEFIVKFGKEFSVNVSNFMAADYFRAEGGINLPPVIAQLFPKKNKGYKELTIGDLEKAVIAGKLDEEVLNKNKPR; from the coding sequence ATGAGTAAGACTGGAATTTTTGAAAATATTAAGCAATTCATAATTAGAGAACGCTGGGAATATGATTTTCCCTTGACACGTGATACTTCAATACAAGAAGATTTACTTATTTACGGTGATGATGCTGTCGAATTCATAGTTAAGTTTGGAAAGGAATTTAGTGTAAATGTTTCAAATTTTATGGCAGCAGATTATTTCCGTGCCGAAGGAGGAATAAATCTGCCACCAGTTATAGCTCAATTGTTCCCTAAAAAAAATAAAGGCTATAAAGAACTTACAATTGGAGACCTTGAGAAAGCGGTAATTGCTGGTAAATTGGATGAAGAAGTTTTGAATAAAAATAAACCCCGATAG
- a CDS encoding diacylglycerol kinase family protein: protein MKQDNSFFTGRLKSVVYAFKGAYKLITTEHSVMIQFSLAVLVTLAGFYFRISQVEWLVQTLAIGLVLSIEGLNTAVEKIADFIHPDYHQKIGFIKDIAAGAVFFAALAAIAVGLIIYLPRII from the coding sequence ATGAAACAAGATAATTCCTTTTTTACCGGTAGGCTGAAAAGTGTCGTGTATGCTTTTAAAGGAGCTTACAAACTAATCACAACCGAACACAGCGTGATGATTCAGTTCAGCCTGGCTGTTTTGGTTACACTGGCCGGATTCTATTTCAGAATATCGCAGGTGGAATGGCTGGTGCAGACACTGGCAATCGGACTGGTTTTAAGTATCGAGGGATTGAATACGGCTGTTGAAAAAATTGCCGATTTTATTCATCCGGACTACCATCAAAAAATAGGTTTTATAAAAGACATAGCCGCAGGTGCTGTATTTTTTGCAGCCCTTGCCGCTATTGCTGTGGGATTAATTATATATTTGCCACGGATAATCTGA
- a CDS encoding DNA translocase FtsK: protein MAKSTKKETPDKGEKTAKPKFSWQISRQYKVLFGALLVLFSVALLLSFISYYIYGDYDQSSLTSFGDRSEKTYNWLGKFGAFLSDFFLYRGFGAASFLFVRLFFLAGTYLLVDLSLTKLKKTIFWDLFVMVILSVLFGFFWNVVPQLGGIIGYEMNLFVQDYLGKTGTFLVLLFGVIIYLIFKIKISTEGIKDFFEKSNKSFTDELNLDTPVAENQNNSPVALADEIIDDTIITSNPSLDFNDEEDDEVLSNIELKTKPSAFEINKEALKPTIAHPSEISLKTKPVEPEPAAIIPTAPVSEIIKTDDEHFVIEKIEEEAVVEENLAARLVRDFGEFDPTLELSNYQLPSIDLLKEYTSGGITINQAELEENKNKIVETLRNYKIDIAQIKATVGPTVTLYEIVPEAGIRISKIKSLEDDIALSLAALGIRIIAPIPGKGTIGIEVPNNSPTMVSMKSVIASPKFQTAEMELPIALGKTISNETFVVDLAKMPHLLMAGATGQGKSVGLNAVLTSLLYKKHPAEVKFVLVDPKKVELTLFNKIERHYLAKLPDTEDAIITDNTKVINTLNSLCIEMDNRYNLLKDAMVRNIKEYNEKFRQRKLNPENGHRFLPYIVLVVDEFADLIMTAGKEVETPIARLAQLARAIGIHLIIATQRPSVNVITGIIKANFPARIAFRVTSKIDSRTILDSQGADQLIGRGDLLYTQGNDLVRVQCAFVDTPEVEKITEFIGSQKAYPNAYLLPEYIGEESGISLDIDISDRDSLFREAAEIIVTAQQGSASLLQRKLKLGYNRAGRLIDQLEAAGIVGPFEGSKARSVLIPDLSSLDQFFANEQNDF from the coding sequence ATGGCAAAATCAACAAAAAAAGAAACTCCGGATAAAGGAGAAAAAACAGCAAAACCGAAATTCTCCTGGCAAATTTCACGTCAGTACAAAGTCCTGTTCGGGGCTTTACTTGTTTTATTTTCGGTTGCGTTGCTGCTCTCTTTTATCTCCTATTATATCTATGGTGATTACGACCAGAGTTCGTTAACAAGCTTTGGTGACCGAAGTGAGAAAACATACAACTGGTTAGGGAAATTCGGGGCTTTTCTGTCCGATTTTTTCCTGTATAGAGGATTCGGAGCGGCTTCTTTTCTTTTTGTGCGCCTGTTCTTTTTAGCCGGAACCTATCTTTTGGTCGACCTGTCGCTAACCAAACTTAAAAAAACTATTTTCTGGGACCTTTTTGTAATGGTTATCCTTTCTGTACTCTTTGGTTTTTTCTGGAATGTAGTACCGCAGTTAGGCGGTATCATCGGGTATGAAATGAACCTTTTTGTACAGGATTACCTGGGCAAAACCGGAACCTTTTTAGTATTGCTGTTTGGCGTTATCATTTACCTGATCTTCAAAATAAAAATTTCCACCGAAGGCATTAAAGATTTCTTTGAAAAATCGAACAAATCCTTTACAGACGAGTTAAATCTGGACACGCCGGTTGCCGAAAACCAGAACAATTCACCGGTAGCCTTAGCCGATGAAATAATTGACGACACCATTATTACTTCTAATCCAAGTCTTGATTTTAACGATGAAGAGGACGACGAAGTATTGTCCAATATTGAATTAAAGACCAAACCTTCTGCATTTGAGATCAATAAAGAAGCTTTAAAACCCACTATCGCACACCCTTCGGAAATCAGTCTGAAAACTAAACCTGTCGAACCGGAGCCGGCAGCCATAATCCCGACAGCTCCTGTTTCGGAAATTATAAAAACCGATGACGAGCATTTTGTAATCGAAAAAATCGAAGAAGAAGCTGTGGTGGAAGAAAATCTGGCGGCAAGACTTGTCCGTGATTTCGGGGAGTTTGATCCCACATTGGAATTATCCAATTACCAGCTGCCATCCATTGACCTGTTAAAGGAATATACATCCGGCGGCATCACCATCAATCAGGCAGAGCTGGAAGAAAACAAAAACAAAATTGTTGAAACCCTTCGTAACTATAAAATCGACATTGCCCAGATTAAAGCAACCGTTGGTCCTACAGTTACCTTATATGAAATTGTACCCGAAGCCGGGATCCGGATTTCCAAAATCAAGAGCCTGGAAGATGATATCGCCTTATCGCTTGCCGCTTTAGGAATCCGTATTATAGCTCCAATTCCGGGTAAAGGAACCATTGGTATCGAAGTTCCGAACAACTCCCCTACTATGGTTTCGATGAAAAGCGTTATCGCTTCTCCGAAATTCCAGACAGCAGAAATGGAACTGCCAATCGCTTTAGGAAAAACCATTTCTAACGAAACCTTTGTGGTTGACCTGGCAAAAATGCCTCACCTTTTAATGGCCGGTGCAACGGGTCAGGGTAAATCGGTTGGTTTAAATGCCGTATTGACCTCGCTTTTATACAAAAAGCATCCGGCAGAAGTAAAATTCGTATTGGTCGATCCTAAAAAAGTGGAATTGACCCTTTTTAATAAAATTGAAAGACATTATTTAGCCAAGCTTCCGGACACGGAAGATGCGATCATTACCGATAATACCAAAGTTATCAACACACTGAATTCTCTTTGTATCGAGATGGACAACCGTTACAACCTGCTGAAAGATGCGATGGTGCGTAACATTAAAGAGTATAACGAGAAATTCAGACAACGAAAATTAAATCCGGAAAACGGACACCGCTTCCTGCCGTATATCGTTCTGGTTGTGGATGAGTTTGCCGATCTGATCATGACCGCCGGTAAAGAGGTGGAAACGCCTATTGCGCGTCTGGCACAACTTGCCCGTGCCATTGGTATTCACCTGATTATCGCAACACAACGTCCGTCGGTAAACGTTATTACCGGTATCATTAAAGCCAACTTCCCGGCACGTATCGCTTTCCGTGTAACCTCAAAAATTGACTCGAGAACCATTCTGGACAGCCAGGGAGCCGATCAGTTAATTGGCCGCGGGGATTTACTATACACGCAGGGAAATGACCTGGTTCGTGTGCAATGTGCCTTTGTTGACACACCGGAGGTAGAAAAAATTACGGAATTCATCGGTTCTCAGAAAGCCTATCCGAATGCATATTTGCTTCCGGAATATATTGGTGAAGAAAGTGGCATAAGTCTTGATATAGATATTTCCGACAGAGATTCTTTATTTAGAGAAGCCGCAGAAATTATTGTAACCGCACAGCAAGGTTCGGCTTCTTTATTACAAAGAAAACTGAAATTGGGATACAACAGAGCCGGACGCCTTATCGACCAACTGGAAGCTGCAGGAATTGTAGGTCCTTTT
- a CDS encoding DUF6443 domain-containing protein encodes MKKIFYYLLLFPILIFGQSPDKNWIKTTRYKVPVLNGIATPALSQAKIDLSYIDGLGRPIQQISHKQSASGNDIITHIEYDTFFRQSKEYLSYVNQAPSLNFITSAKNDTHNYYNVLSSATGNPYFETTAYPYSEKVYEESSLDKVMVQSASGNTWAVGTGHEIRNSYFFNKSTDAVIFFKAVTTWDNAKGLYDINLVQSGTYSPGQLYKKVIKNENWISGTNNTTEEYKDKEDRIILKRSYNNGAHDTYYVYDIYGNLTYVIPPLATAPLTQLNDLCYQYKHDKNNRLIEKKMPGKQWEFIIYDKLDRIVATGPVFSPFTNNNTEGWIINKYDAYNKNIYTGWYTGHPANTTGRKAVQDIHNAATVLNENKTGTGVINNVSIAYTNTVFPTGSYHILSINYYDNYTYPNAPVVPQQIEGQSVQQNVKGHITGTWNRILTSTNETNNQLTYDFYDKKERSIRNRINNHFGGYTQIDKKVDFTGKTEYSKTTHKRSNTNTEILITDTYTYTNQDRLLLHKQQINGGPEELITKNTYDELGLLISKNIGGPDATGAIGYQKVDYRYNVRGWLTDINNISPVGDPVLRMEETDLFGYKINYNQVTETDEDGTVYYGTASVYGQVKPLYNGNISETFWKTTSDNILRKYGYRYDNLNRLLGAYYQKPLSNEPISNSYDESVSYDKNGNITKLKRTGNLDHPNITIDIDDLAYTYNGNRLMRVNDTTNNPEGFKDNGYNNTYNDYAYDANGNMIQDENKKITNIVYNHLNLPMEITFSGGNKINYLYSAAGVKVQKKVTDGSDVSKTDYLDGFQYISSKLAFFPHAEGYVKVTDDIHFNYVFNYTDHLGNIRVSWAYDKVIDRVKIMEESHYYPFGLKHKAYNTQEYLFSMPMDGSPGYNAPVLEQLNSMPNPYQYKFNGKELQDELGLNVYDYGARNYDPTIGRWMNIDPLAEQGRRWSPYTYAMDNPVYFIDPDGMWVSDGKKIISSSHRGNVNMTTTRTFIGHGNFKNDIGRNADKVIFPGMTKLQHSHTIPTSGGNSTGSSTELSAKYAGSQIIGNDITTSVSLKTTTATGTYYNSDGKVVSSISDANTFVSTTNTKIMTVNVGVTGASDTVNVTNITNVTTYNVSGKSGMADFGGLQLTNGKTKTNSSNSTMELSYAPESLKAAVSNEVNNNSKAIPNNSAEHVESTVQRTFDQEKTYNEHEINKTRK; translated from the coding sequence ATGAAAAAGATATTTTACTATTTATTATTGTTTCCGATTCTTATTTTTGGGCAGAGTCCTGATAAAAATTGGATAAAAACAACCCGTTATAAAGTTCCGGTTTTAAACGGAATCGCTACACCTGCTTTGAGTCAGGCAAAAATTGACCTTAGTTATATTGATGGACTTGGCAGACCAATACAGCAAATTAGCCACAAACAGTCGGCCTCAGGAAACGATATTATTACCCATATTGAGTATGATACATTTTTCAGACAATCAAAAGAATATTTATCTTATGTCAATCAAGCTCCATCTTTAAATTTCATTACTTCAGCAAAGAATGACACCCATAATTATTACAACGTACTGTCTTCGGCAACAGGTAATCCTTATTTCGAAACGACTGCCTATCCCTATAGCGAAAAGGTATATGAGGAATCTTCTTTAGATAAGGTTATGGTACAGTCGGCTTCGGGTAACACCTGGGCAGTCGGCACCGGACATGAGATACGAAATAGTTACTTTTTTAATAAAAGTACTGATGCTGTAATTTTTTTCAAAGCAGTAACAACATGGGATAATGCTAAAGGTCTTTATGATATTAATCTGGTTCAAAGCGGTACGTATTCCCCCGGTCAACTTTATAAGAAGGTTATAAAAAATGAAAACTGGATATCTGGCACTAACAATACAACAGAAGAGTATAAAGACAAAGAAGACAGGATAATTTTAAAACGATCGTACAATAACGGAGCACATGACACTTATTATGTGTACGATATTTACGGCAACCTGACCTACGTTATCCCTCCGTTAGCGACTGCCCCGTTAACGCAATTAAATGATTTGTGTTATCAGTATAAACATGATAAAAACAACAGGCTTATAGAGAAAAAAATGCCGGGAAAACAATGGGAATTCATTATATATGACAAATTGGACCGGATTGTAGCTACAGGGCCTGTTTTTTCTCCATTTACAAATAATAATACAGAAGGATGGATCATAAATAAATATGATGCTTACAATAAGAATATCTACACCGGTTGGTACACCGGTCATCCGGCTAATACTACAGGTAGAAAAGCAGTGCAAGACATCCATAATGCTGCAACGGTATTAAATGAAAATAAAACAGGTACAGGTGTCATCAACAATGTGTCTATAGCTTATACCAATACTGTTTTCCCTACAGGTTCATACCATATATTAAGTATTAATTATTATGATAACTATACCTATCCGAATGCACCTGTAGTTCCGCAGCAAATAGAAGGACAGTCGGTTCAACAAAATGTTAAGGGGCATATAACAGGAACCTGGAACAGGATTTTAACCTCAACGAATGAGACCAACAACCAGCTTACCTATGATTTTTATGATAAAAAAGAAAGGTCAATTCGAAATCGTATTAACAATCATTTCGGTGGTTATACTCAAATTGATAAAAAAGTCGATTTCACAGGAAAAACAGAGTATAGTAAAACCACTCATAAAAGGAGTAATACTAATACCGAGATTCTAATCACAGATACTTACACCTATACAAATCAGGATCGGTTATTATTACACAAACAGCAAATTAATGGTGGTCCTGAAGAGTTAATTACTAAAAACACTTATGATGAATTAGGGTTGTTAATTTCTAAGAATATAGGAGGTCCGGATGCAACAGGAGCTATAGGATATCAAAAAGTCGATTACCGTTACAATGTTCGTGGCTGGCTGACCGATATCAATAACATCAGTCCTGTGGGAGATCCGGTACTGCGAATGGAAGAGACCGATTTATTTGGTTATAAAATCAACTATAATCAGGTAACCGAAACAGACGAAGATGGCACTGTGTATTATGGTACAGCAAGTGTCTATGGTCAGGTAAAACCTCTTTATAACGGGAATATTTCTGAAACTTTCTGGAAGACAACCAGTGACAACATTCTACGAAAATATGGTTATCGTTATGATAATTTAAACCGCTTATTGGGAGCTTATTATCAAAAACCATTATCGAATGAACCAATATCGAACTCTTATGATGAATCCGTCAGTTATGATAAAAATGGTAATATAACAAAATTAAAACGTACCGGTAATTTGGATCATCCCAATATTACGATCGATATCGATGATTTAGCCTATACTTATAACGGTAACCGTTTGATGCGTGTAAACGATACTACCAATAATCCGGAAGGATTTAAAGACAATGGATACAATAATACATATAATGATTATGCCTATGATGCTAACGGGAATATGATTCAAGATGAAAATAAAAAGATTACGAATATTGTGTACAATCATCTGAACTTACCAATGGAAATAACGTTTTCCGGCGGAAATAAAATCAATTATCTTTACAGTGCTGCCGGGGTTAAGGTACAGAAAAAAGTGACTGACGGCAGCGATGTCAGCAAAACCGATTATTTAGACGGATTTCAGTATATTAGCAGTAAATTGGCTTTTTTCCCGCATGCAGAAGGCTATGTTAAGGTTACTGATGATATTCACTTTAACTATGTCTTTAATTATACTGACCATTTGGGGAATATACGGGTAAGCTGGGCCTATGACAAGGTGATTGACCGTGTAAAGATCATGGAGGAAAGTCATTATTATCCGTTTGGATTAAAACATAAGGCTTATAATACACAGGAGTATTTGTTCAGCATGCCAATGGACGGGTCACCGGGTTATAACGCCCCTGTTTTAGAACAGCTAAATAGTATGCCTAATCCTTATCAGTATAAATTTAACGGAAAGGAATTACAGGATGAATTAGGTCTTAATGTCTATGACTATGGTGCAAGGAATTATGACCCTACGATTGGAAGATGGATGAATATTGACCCATTAGCAGAACAAGGGCGCAGATGGTCTCCTTATACTTATGCAATGGATAACCCCGTTTACTTTATTGATCCAGATGGAATGTGGGTTAGTGATGGCAAGAAAATTATTAGCTCTTCTCACCGAGGAAATGTAAATATGACAACAACTCGTACTTTTATAGGTCATGGTAATTTTAAGAATGATATAGGAAGAAATGCGGATAAAGTTATATTTCCTGGTATGACTAAATTACAACATTCACATACTATACCGACTTCAGGTGGAAATTCGACTGGGTCATCAACTGAGTTAAGTGCTAAATACGCCGGTAGTCAAATAATTGGTAATGACATAACAACTTCAGTATCTTTAAAAACTACCACTGCTACAGGAACATATTATAATTCCGATGGCAAGGTAGTCTCAAGTATTTCAGATGCTAATACTTTTGTATCAACAACTAATACAAAAATAATGACAGTAAATGTAGGTGTAACAGGTGCTTCTGATACAGTTAATGTAACAAATATTACTAATGTTACAACATATAATGTTTCGGGTAAGTCAGGAATGGCAGACTTTGGAGGCTTGCAATTGACAAATGGAAAAACTAAAACAAATAGTTCAAATTCAACAATGGAACTTTCATATGCACCAGAATCACTTAAAGCGGCAGTATCAAATGAAGTAAATAATAATAGTAAAGCTATACCTAATAATTCTGCAGAACATGTTGAAAGTACTGTGCAAAGAACTTTTGACCAAGAAAAAACATATAATGAACATGAAATTAATAAAACAAGAAAATAA